Below is a genomic region from Garciella nitratireducens DSM 15102.
AAATTAATTCCGCTGTGTAAATGGCTGTAGTTATACCACTTTACAAATTTTTGAACCCATTTTCTTGCTTCTTCTAAGCTCCCAAATCCTTTGAAAGGATACTTAGGTCTATATTTCATCGTTTTAAAGAGTGATTCTGAATATGGATTATCATTCTTTTCTGTTTCCCATACTTCATAGCCTACTATGAATCTACTAAACATATCCACGATTAAATATAGCTTGTAATACTGTCCTTTGATAGATGCATTTAACCAGGTAATGTCCCATGTCCATACTTGATTTACAGCTATTGCTATATGGGTTGGGGGATTTCTCTTTTCAGGTATTTTAGTTCTACTTCGATGGGTATTCATTTTCTCTTCTTTTAATATTCTATAAATGGTTGATTCTGATGCTAAATATTTCCCTTCATCTCATCAGCTAGCTTAAAGACTATTTGCGAAGGCACTAAATCAGTGTATTTAGGACTATTAACTATTT
It encodes:
- a CDS encoding integrase core domain-containing protein gives rise to the protein MNTHRSRTKIPEKRNPPTHIAIAVNQVWTWDITWLNASIKGQYYKLYLIVDMFSRFIVGYEVWETEKNDNPYSESLFKTMKYRPKYPFKGFGSLEEARKWVQKFVKWYNYSHLHSGINFLTPYQRHYGLDKEIIKKRQETYEKARAKNPERWSKSIRDWSLPEYVSLNPIKEEELKKYVNE